The DNA sequence tttattaccACAAATACAACAAAGTCTAATTTTCGGTTTAacattttccaattttcttCGTTTATTAGTAGTGGTACTAATcgatttatcattaatatcggtgaaatcaacaaattgataatttattccAAGTATAGTATTAacagaaatcaaatttcgttcttcttcaaaataCAGATTCAAATTTCTTCTTGCTGccaatattttctttgtcGTTGGAGTATTACCTAATCTTGATTTATGTGATGTTATAGTATTATCTCCACCACCAGTGGAATGAATACCAgtataaacaaaatttttcGGTAATTCAAATCCTTTAATTGATGtttcttgatttaattcaaCAAGTCTTTTTAAAACTAATCTTTctaattgaatttgttgtgATGATTTTAAAGGTCCTGTGTTTGATGGTTCATTGGATTGGGTTTGAGCATTCATTAATTGagttaaattataattgaCTTTAGCTCTTCCCTTGTTAGAACTTGAAATCGATTCACCAGTATTGGAGGATTTACCCAACAGTCGAGCAGTtagattaattgatgagCTGAAATAAATGGTTGATGTCTTGGCATTGGTTGATTTTGGAACTTCTTCGACCAACATTTTTATTGGAGTTAAGCTGAAGTGGGGGGGTAGGGGAAAGAGTTTATTGATTATGTTTTGaaaatcttcttttttttttttgtggtttatattataattttgtttgCCACAGAATTCTTTGTTCTATGTTCTTCCTTACAATGCACAACGAAAGAATTAGTATAGTAGTATCTCTGGGGAGAGTTAACTGAACATGGATGAAACAAACATCTTAGACAGTCAAATTcttattttgaaatactTTTCTGAGACAAagtgaaattgaagaaaaagtacCAAAAACAACTTAGAGACTGTCCAATCTGGATAGAATTATGGAGACAGTTTCTGCATAAATAACAAATTACTTATCTTAATCTATTCCCATGTATAATTCCTGTGCTTTGGAAGAGTATGATAGGACTAGAAGTCGGTATTTATTTTCCAACTTTTCAATATTTCTATgttataaaataataaatatatttacaaGACATTTACAGGTATCTAACATTCCTCTTTTCTTcctttcaataataaatacaGATAAAGATCAAGACCAAGACCAAGACCAAGACCTAGACCTAGACCAATTCTAATAACATAATCCAACAAGCTTGACCTGTCTTTACTTTTTTCCTTGATCTTTCAAAAACCAAATCCTTaaaaatcatttcttttcattatttaaactttctttaatttcttcatgATCAAATGGTTGATCTTCTCTAGCTTTATCTAACATTGGTTTAATTCCTTGTTTTGCTAAATTTGTATTTATACAAGTGATATAAGTATCCCAAAATTCTGTACATTCATTTTCCATTGATTTACCtttcaagaatttttcGGTATACcatttattaaaacaatCATCATAAGCTTTTTTAGCTGGAGTACATTCTGGAGCAAATGAAACCGACATTATATTTCCCATATCtataaaaatgaattttatGAATGTTAGTAGGTTTgcatttgattttgttcttttttttttttttttttttttttccaactACGCCCAGAAACTTCTGGGGTGGTGGATGGATGGCGGTGATGATGGATGGATGGTGGGATCTCTTTTCCCGTACTTCGCACAATTCTTTAAAATATGGGACTGCATATAAAACGATACACgctttttgaaaaagaaaaaaaaaaaaaacacactCACCCACAACAAATggaaaaaacaacaacaacaacaacaacaacgacaacaTCCTCATTAACCAAATCTCTATTTCTGGGTCAagattaaattattatatcaAATATGAAGAGATATTCAATTGCTCCAACTTCATCACGAAGGAAATCTGCTATTGATGCAACATTACCTGAAACTAATTTACCAGCAAGACAAATATTAGAACAATTAGATCAAGATACTACTTTTGTTcttcaagaaattgataaaaatatttctcGAGCAAATACTGTGATTAATGATAAGATTAAACCTATGATACAAGAATATGCATTACAAAGTTGGAAAGTTTGGGAAAATACTGGATTTTGGaaacatttttttgaacaatCAGCTAATGTTGAATTAGATAGTTATGTTGAACCAATTAATGAAGTGAATCcacaaaataattttttattacttaatgaaattgaaaaaaataaacaaaatggAAGGTTTGATGATAGTGGTATGACCAATAAAACCAATCAAGGCAATAATGAGAATAATGATATCGAGGATGATCTTGAGGATAAGGAAGAACCAGAAATAGCATTTAAAAAACCAAATCTTCGACAATTAGTTGCTGATGGGAATACTCCTACATGGTCAACAGAACATACCAAACCATcaatgaaatcaattcaattatcaCCACCGAAAAGAATGaatccaaataattttacTGGTGGACAAGTTCGagaaaatacaaaattGACTGATAGTATAACATTAGAACCACCAGCATTATCTGCTGAAACTCGAGCTATCACATCACTGCCTCATAATCGTCATAACCAACATCGACTACAATCTAGAGAATCACCAATTAAAATACATACTATTCGACAATCTTTAGATACTTATCATCGAGTTTCCATATCAccaaagaaattgaaaacaccTATACGCTCGACAAGAACTAGTAGAATTGAAAGTATACTTAATTCATCACCCATATTACCAGAACCACCAATTTTACAATCAGAAATAGGTAGTGAAACTCCAAAATATATgtcatcttcatcaccTAGGAAagagcaacaacaacaacaacaacaaaaacagaaaaaaagagaatcaTTAAATCTCCATTCAGATAatgatcaacaacaacaacaacttcaaaGATTTCCAAATACTCCTAAATATTCTCGATTAAGTGGATCATCAGTGAATAGTTTATTAagtaataaatcaaatttatcagatgatgatgaagatgatcaTATTaatccaccaccacaattAGATTCTCATAATCATGGAGttgtaattgataataGTGATAATAATCATGGAGGTGATGCGGAAGATAGTTCCGATGATCTTGAATCATTACCAGTACCAGAATTGAATactattgatttgaaagataagaataataataataataataataataaaagatcaattcaatcaacACCAAGATcgaatgaaaaaaagagaagaacaacaaataataacaataacaatagcaatgatgatgatgatgatatggAAAATGTCTTTTTAGATCATTCTAATAAGAAAACTCCAGATAATCAAccatcaaataattcaacaacaagatatttttcaactggaggtaataataattctgataataatgctgataatgataatgataatcaTACTGAAACTCAagataattcaaaatcatttagTCAAATTTATGATGAAGCCATTTCTAAAATACGAGgtaaaaaatcaacaattaaaaatgatggAAATAGAGATGAAGATATGATAATGTCTCTTGATATGACCATGACTAAAGATTTAACTTCTGGTGAATATACCAAAGATTTATCAAAAGATTTAACGGAAAATTCTACTACTGATTTAGGTCCATTTAAAGAAAGATGGAAAAAATTGACCAGAAAGTAGAAATATGATTATATATAAGTTGATAGGtgttaataattgataataatgtaataataataataatattaataataatattaataacaaaataGTATTTGTAATGTTTAGTTTCACAAATACATAATACATAATACATAATACATTATATCTTATTCGTTGAAACAAAGAAACGTTTCACAACtgaataaaatcaaaatcaaaatcaaagtcaaaatcttgaaataattgaaagaagaagttcAACTAATTAAGAAATTACTAATTTGGGTgcaaaaatgaaaaaaaaaaaagagaaatagaattttaatattaaaatctTCTGGTGTAAGATAGATAAATAGATAgtgctttctttttttttttttttcaagtatTAGTATAATGTATCACGTGACAAACAGTAAGCATGacaaataaatgaaatttgattggtccaagaaaaaaaagaaaaaaaaaagaaaaaaagaaaagagatGATCTCATTACACAAAAGACggaaattgataaattgatttattaagttgcaaacaacaacaaacaacaaataactAACAACTTGAATCACAAAGATAttgcaacaatttcaatttcttaaaaaaaaaaaaaaaagaatataaatatcTAATCAAATTTCCTTCATTTCCcccaaaaatataaaaaaaaaagatttaattccttctttctttcattcttttttttattattattattattatcctTCAATTTTCATATTCCAATAACTATTTAACTATTTATAATAACTATCAATAATGGCTTGTTCTGCTACTCAATGTGTATGTGCTCAAAAATCAACTTGTTCATGTGGTAAACAACCAGCATTAAAATGTAATTGTTCTAAAGCTTCAATAGAAAATATTATCCCATTATCAAATGATGCTTGTGCTTGTggtaaaagaaataaatcaaattgtaCTTGTGGTGTTAATTCTATTTGTGATGGTAATAGAGATggagaaattgatttcacTAATTTGAagtaaataaatgaaaaaggtTTAATGATGAGAATCTTTGGGTTATgtttcaaaaaaagaagtgcatttaattttttggtttcgatttttatttatttatgtaaaaaaaaaagtataataacaaatttaa is a window from the Candida dubliniensis CD36 chromosome 4, complete sequence genome containing:
- a CDS encoding nucleosome-binding component of the SWR1 complex, putative (Similar to S. cerevisiae VPS71;~possibly fungus-specific;~appears to be some confusion over exactly what this protein does - see SGD entry;~In S. cerevisiae: nucleosome-binding component of the SWR1 complex, which exchanges histone variant H2AZ (Htz1p) for chromatin-bound histone H2A; required for vacuolar protein sorting) — its product is MLVEEVPKSTNAKTSTIYFSSSINLTARSLGKSSNTGESISSSNKGRAKVNYNLTQLMNAQTQSNEPSNTGPLKSSQQIQLERLVLKRLVELNQETSIKGFELPKNFVYTGIHSTGGGDNTITSHKSRLGNTPTTKKILAARRNLNSYFEEERNLISVNTILGINYQFVDFTDINDKSISTTTNKRRKLENVKPKIRLCCICGNKSNYSRCSSCGLYYCSVKCNNLHQESRCA
- the CDR2 gene encoding copper resistance determinant protein, putative, whose protein sequence is MACSATQCVCAQKSTCSCGKQPALKCNCSKASIENIIPLSNDACACGKRNKSNCTCGVNSICDGNRDGEIDFTNLK
- a CDS encoding mitochondrial distribution and morphology protein, putative (Similar to S. cerevisiae MDM35;~length of the C. dubliniensis orthologue (89 aa) is similar to those in P. stipitis (89 aa), D. hansenii (95 aa) and yeast (86 aa). C. albicans annotated orthologue has extended 5' end encoding protein of 180 aa), whose protein sequence is MGNIMSVSFAPECTPAKKAYDDCFNKWYTEKFLKGKSMENECTEFWDTYITCINTNLAKQGIKPMLDKAREDQPFDHEEIKESLNNEKK